The Pediococcus inopinatus region TGGATTAGGTCCGTTACAGCTTGGTCTGTTTTAAGTGATAAATCAGAATGAAACAGGCTTTGCCAAGCGGTTCTTTGTGATATACTTAAAGTTAAAATAATTCAAATATAAAATTAAATTTTTTGTGAAACTAGGAAGGAAATCTCATATGGCAGATAAATCCACATACTATATAACAACTCCCATTTATTATCCATCGGGAAAATTACACATTGGTAATTCATATACGACCATCGCTTGTGACGCGGAGGCTCGTTTTCAGCGTCTAGAAGGTAAAGATGTTTTCTTCCTTACAGGAACTGATGAACATGGCTTGAAAATTGAACAAAAGGCTGAGGAACTTGGCACCACGCCTAAGGCTTATGTTGATGGCATGGCTGACGGCATCAAAAAGCTTTGGAAATTATTGGATATTTCAAACACGAAGTTTATCCGTACTACAGATGACTATCATGAAAAAGCCGTTCAAGAAATCTTCCAAAAATTGGAAGATAGTGGCGATATTTATTTGGGCGAATACGAAGGTTGGTACTCAGTTTCAGATGAAGAGTATTTTACGGAAACCCAATTAGCCGAAGTTTATCATGATGCAGACGGCAATGTGACCGGCGGAAAAGCTCCATCAGGGCATGAAGTTCAAAAAGTTAAAGAAGAGTCTTACTTTTTCAAAATGAGTAAGTACGCAGATTGGTTATTGCAATATTACAAGGAACATCCTGATTTTATTCAGCCTGCAAGCCGAATGAATGAAATGATCAATAACTTTATCAAGCCTGGTTTGGAAGATCTCGCTGTTTCACGGACCACGTTCAATTGGGGAGTTAAAGTAAAGGATAATCCGAAACACGTGGTTTATGTTTGGATTGATGCGTTGACGAACTATATCACTGCTTTAGGTTATGGCAGCGCGGATCAAAGTAACTTTGATAAATACTGGCCAGCTGATGTGCATATGGTCGGTAAAGAAATTGTGCGTTTCCATACGATTTACTGGCCAATCTTATTACATGCGTTAGGCTTACCACTACCTAAGCACGTAGTTGGGCATGGCTGGTTATTGATGAAAGACGGCAAAATGTCGAAGTCAAAGGGAAACGTAATTTATCCAGAAACTTTGGTAGAACGCTACGGTCTAGATGCTTTGCGCTACTATTTATTAAAAGCAATGCCTTACGGAAACGACGGTGTGTTTACACCGGAAGACTTTATCGACAAAATTAACTATGATTTGGCCAATGATTTGGGAAACCTTTTGAACCGGACAGTGGCGATGATTAATAAGTATGAAGACGGCGTTATTCCACCTTTCAAAGCTGGAGTTACCGAATTTGACGAGGATCTTGAAAAAACGGCTGCCACAGTGGTTACCAACTATCGTGAATTAATGAATTCGTTGCACTTCTCTGACGCTCTTTCTGAAGTCTGGAAGTTAGTGAGTCGTTCTAATAAGTATATTGATGAGACAGCCCCATGGGTTCTAGCTAAGAGTGACGATGAAGCTGATCGCGCCAAATTGGCTAGTGTGATGAATCATTTGGCTGAAAGTTTGCGTTTATTGGCTCACCTGTTGCAACCAGTTTTGACTCAGGCGCCTGGCAAGATTTTGACACAGTTAGGTTTATCTGCTCAAACGGTTAACTTAGATGAACTTAAGTTTGGCACAATTCCTGCTGGTACTAAAGTGATTGCTAAAGGAACGCCAATCTTCCCCCGTTTGGATGCTAAAGAGGAAGTTGCCTTTATTAAGGCTCAGATGACAAAGACTGACAAGAAAAAGGGTCGTGCCGCAATGGAAGCTGCTAAAAAAGCTGCCCAGACTGCTGATGAACCTGAATTAAAGTCAGCTAAAAAATCAATTCGGATTGAAGCTTTTGACAAAATCGAGTTGAAAGTTGCTGAAATCAAGTCTGTTGATCATGTTGAAGGTGCCGACAAATTGCTTAAATTTAAGTTAGATGCTGGGGACGTTGGTGATCGCCAAATTCTTTCAGGAATTGCTGAATATTACCCAGATCCAAGTGTTTTAGTTGGCAAAAAAGTGTTAATTGTCGCTAACCTTAAACCACGTAAGATGCGTGGTGAGATTAGCCAAGGCATGCTGTTGTCAGCGGAACACGATGGCCATATTCAAGTGGTTGAAGTACCAAAATCACTTGTGAATGGTTCGGGTGTGGAATAAGAAAAGTGCCTTTTGAGGCCCGTTTTAGAATGATAAAATTAACTCAAGACCAAACGCATTTATCTAGGTGTCTTGAGTTATTTTAGTAATTGGAGGAAACATGCAATTATTTGATTCACATACCCATTTAAATGATGCTGCATTTTTAGGCCAAGAAGCCAGTTACATTGAACATGCCCATAAATTAGGCGTTCAAAAAATGGCCATGGTTGGTTCAAATGCCAAACTAAATGCAGATGCGCTTATGTTAGCTCATAAATACGCTGGATTATACGCGGTAGTCGGTTGGCATCCGGAAGATTCCATAAATTTTCATGAACCTCAAGTCGAAACCTTAAAAACCCAATTACAAGATCCGAAAGTAGTTGCGTTAGGTGAAATTGGCTTGGATTATTATGAAACGAAATCGCCACAAAAAGTTCAGCGGCGTGTTTTTGAAGAACAGCTAGCGATTGCCAGTGAGCTCAATGTGCCAGTCGCCATTCATAATCGGGATGCGTTTGAAGATACGTATGCAATTTTAAAAAACGCGCATGTTGAAAACTTTGGTGGGGTGATGCATAGTTTTAATGGCTCGCCAGAATGGCTAGAAAAGTTTTTAAACCTTGGGATGCATATTTCATATAGTGGCGTGGCTAGCTTCAAATCTGCTAAGGATGTTCACGAGTCAGTGCAGGCAACGCCGCTAGATCGGATTATGGCCGAAACCGATGCCCCCTATTTAGCCCCGATGCCATTTCGCGGTAAACAAAATGAACCTGCGTATACTGTTTATGTGGTGGAAGCTTTAGCGCGCTTGCGGGATGAAGATCCGGATGTGACCGGCAAAGCTACTTATGAAAATGCCAAACGATTTTATAGGATAACAGATGATGAAAAAAATTAAAGAAGTAATTGTAGTTGAAGGTAAAGATGATACAGTCCGCATCAACAAAGCTGTCAATGCGGATACAATTGAGACGCGGGGATCCGCTATTTCGGAGCAAACTATTGATCAAATTCGTCGTTTGCAAGAAGAACGGGGCGTGATTGTATTTACGGACCCAGATTTTTCTGGCGAAAAGATCCGTAAAACCATTTCAGCGGCGGTCCCTGATGTGAAACATGCCTTTTTGGCACGTCGGGATGCGGTGCCTAGTAAAAAGGGGAGCCTTGGCGTAGAACATGCGACGCCACAAGCTATTCGTGACGCATTGGATAAAGTATATACGGAAGTTTCTGATGCCCCTCAGACAATCACTCGTGCAGACCTGTTGGATGCTGATTTAATTGCTGGGCAAGATGCAAAGCAACGGCGCACGGAACTTTGTGAAATTTTGAATATTGGCTATGTAAATGGTAAACAGCTTTTGAAAAGATTACAGCTATTTCAAATTAGCGATGAAGATTTTCAGGATGCGGTTTCTAAATTGGGACAAGAGTAAAGAAGGGACAACAGATGACAGAAGAAATAGATATTGCCGATCCAATCCGAACACGAGGCATTTTAGAACGCTATGGATTAAATGCCAAGAAGAGTCTTGGACAAAATTTCTTGACCCGCCCTCAAATTTTAAAGGATATTGTGTCAGCAGCGGAAATTTCTGAAGCTGATGATGTTATTGAAGTCGGCCCAGGAATTGGGGCTTTGACCGAACAATTAGCTCGCCACGCCCATCATGTGCTGGCTTTTGAAATCGATGATAACCTGCTGAACGTTTTGGATGAAACTTTAGCACCCTATCAAAACATTACGATCATTAATGGTGATATTTTGCAGGTGGATCTACCAAAAGTTGTCTCAGAAGAATTAGATGGCAAACACACTCTAAAAGTGGTGGCTAATTTACCATATTACATTACGACGCCAATTTTAAAGGGCTTGTTACAGAGCCCCTTAACGTTGGATCAGATTGTGGTTATGATGCAAAAAGAGGTGGCGGATCGCTTGAATGCAGTGCCAGGAACGAAGGCATACGGTTCGTTGAGTGTGGCAGTGCAGCTAGAAATGAATGTAAATGTCGAATTTGAGGTGCCTAAGACGGCATTTGTGCCACAACCAAAGGTGGATTCGGCGATCGTGAAGCTGACCCATCGCGAACCAAGAGAGGTGCAACCTTATTCAAAGGATGCCTTTTTCAAGACGGTGCATGGGTGTTTTGCGCATCGGAGAAAGACTTTGTGGAATAACCTTGTGGGAATTTACGGCAAGGATGATGAGACAAAGGCTAAGCTAGAAGCGGTACTAGCAAAATTAGAAATCAAGCCGGGAGTGAGGCCGGAACGGTTGACGGTGGATGATTTTGTAAGGCTGACGAACGAATTAAAATAGTGAGTGAGACAAAATGGTAAGTGTAAAGAAATAGGCGTGTCGTATGCGGGATCGCAATCCCGCGGGAGACACGCCTATTTCTTTACACTTATTTT contains the following coding sequences:
- the metG gene encoding methionine--tRNA ligase gives rise to the protein MADKSTYYITTPIYYPSGKLHIGNSYTTIACDAEARFQRLEGKDVFFLTGTDEHGLKIEQKAEELGTTPKAYVDGMADGIKKLWKLLDISNTKFIRTTDDYHEKAVQEIFQKLEDSGDIYLGEYEGWYSVSDEEYFTETQLAEVYHDADGNVTGGKAPSGHEVQKVKEESYFFKMSKYADWLLQYYKEHPDFIQPASRMNEMINNFIKPGLEDLAVSRTTFNWGVKVKDNPKHVVYVWIDALTNYITALGYGSADQSNFDKYWPADVHMVGKEIVRFHTIYWPILLHALGLPLPKHVVGHGWLLMKDGKMSKSKGNVIYPETLVERYGLDALRYYLLKAMPYGNDGVFTPEDFIDKINYDLANDLGNLLNRTVAMINKYEDGVIPPFKAGVTEFDEDLEKTAATVVTNYRELMNSLHFSDALSEVWKLVSRSNKYIDETAPWVLAKSDDEADRAKLASVMNHLAESLRLLAHLLQPVLTQAPGKILTQLGLSAQTVNLDELKFGTIPAGTKVIAKGTPIFPRLDAKEEVAFIKAQMTKTDKKKGRAAMEAAKKAAQTADEPELKSAKKSIRIEAFDKIELKVAEIKSVDHVEGADKLLKFKLDAGDVGDRQILSGIAEYYPDPSVLVGKKVLIVANLKPRKMRGEISQGMLLSAEHDGHIQVVEVPKSLVNGSGVE
- a CDS encoding TatD family hydrolase, giving the protein MQLFDSHTHLNDAAFLGQEASYIEHAHKLGVQKMAMVGSNAKLNADALMLAHKYAGLYAVVGWHPEDSINFHEPQVETLKTQLQDPKVVALGEIGLDYYETKSPQKVQRRVFEEQLAIASELNVPVAIHNRDAFEDTYAILKNAHVENFGGVMHSFNGSPEWLEKFLNLGMHISYSGVASFKSAKDVHESVQATPLDRIMAETDAPYLAPMPFRGKQNEPAYTVYVVEALARLRDEDPDVTGKATYENAKRFYRITDDEKN
- the rnmV gene encoding ribonuclease M5, whose translation is MKKIKEVIVVEGKDDTVRINKAVNADTIETRGSAISEQTIDQIRRLQEERGVIVFTDPDFSGEKIRKTISAAVPDVKHAFLARRDAVPSKKGSLGVEHATPQAIRDALDKVYTEVSDAPQTITRADLLDADLIAGQDAKQRRTELCEILNIGYVNGKQLLKRLQLFQISDEDFQDAVSKLGQE
- the rsmA gene encoding 16S rRNA (adenine(1518)-N(6)/adenine(1519)-N(6))-dimethyltransferase RsmA — translated: MTEEIDIADPIRTRGILERYGLNAKKSLGQNFLTRPQILKDIVSAAEISEADDVIEVGPGIGALTEQLARHAHHVLAFEIDDNLLNVLDETLAPYQNITIINGDILQVDLPKVVSEELDGKHTLKVVANLPYYITTPILKGLLQSPLTLDQIVVMMQKEVADRLNAVPGTKAYGSLSVAVQLEMNVNVEFEVPKTAFVPQPKVDSAIVKLTHREPREVQPYSKDAFFKTVHGCFAHRRKTLWNNLVGIYGKDDETKAKLEAVLAKLEIKPGVRPERLTVDDFVRLTNELK